The Leifsonia xyli genomic sequence CGTCGCGGCGGGCATCTTCCAGACCTCCCGCTACGTCGGCGCGATCGTCGCGACGACCGTCCTGGGGCTCCTGTTCAGCGGCGGGACGACCGGCTCCAGCTGGCTGACCGCGGTCGGCGTCGCGACCGGGCTCGCCGTGGTCCACCTCGCCCTGCTGACCTTCGTGCGGCCGCGGCGCGGTCCGGCGGATGCGGAGACCGCAGGGGCCGCGGGCTGACGCATCCCAGCATTCCCAGGGCGCGGCGTCGCTCCTAGACTCCCGGCATGACGCTCGGGCTGGGCGGGGACGAACTGCTGACGCAACTGCTGCTGCTGGTGCTCGCCTTCGTGCTCAGCGCCGTCATCGGGATCGAGCGCGAGATCCGTCTGAAGAGCGCCGGCCTGCGCACGCACATCCTCGTCGGGGTCGGTTCGGCGATGTTCACCCTCGTCTCCGCCTACGGCTTCACCGCGCTCGGCCTGCCGCAGACGGATCCCTCACGCATCGCGGCGCAGGTGGTCAGCGGCATCGGCTTCGTCGGCGCGGGCGTGATCTTCGTCAACCGCGGCAACGTCGTCGGACTCACGACCGCCGCGTCCATCTGGGTCACAGCGGCGGTCGGGATGGCGTGCGCGGCCGGGCTGCCGGTGCTCGCGATCGCCGGGACGCTGCTCCTCCTCGTCGCGGCCAGCGCGCTTCCTGCAGCGGAGCGCTTGCTGCGCCGGACCGCGGGAAGCGTCCTCACGGTGCAGGCGGCCGATGCCGGGGACGTCCTCACCCGCGTCCTCGACGCCTGCGGCGCCTCGAAGGCCCACACGGACGTCGACGACGTACGACGAACACCCGGACGTGAAGGTGGCGCGCTCGAACTCCGGGTGCGCGTGCGCGCCGGCGCAGCGGAGACCCAGCGGCTCGTGGCGCGGCTCGCCGGACTGGACGGCGTCACGACCGTCCGCGTCGACCGCATCGGCGAGTGAGCTCCAGCGGCCTCAGGCGACGAGCGTCGCGCCTCCCGGCGGCACCGGGCGCCGCGCCGACGCGTTCCGGCACAGCGGATTGGTGCACCCGACCGGCACCGTCACCGTCACCCAGGAACCCCGCGACGTCGGCACCAGCCGCCGCTCTGCGGAGATCGGAGCCCCGCACTCCTTGCACACCCGTACGTCCGCGACCATACGATCAACCCCATCCAACCCCGTGGCGCCCGCTTCGCCACCTCCCATGGTCCGCCCGTGCCGCCGCCGAAGCAAGAGCCGCCCCACGGCTCGCTGCAGGATGCACGACCCGCTAGCGTCGGAGCATGCAGCTGGACGTCCCCACCGCCCTCGGACCCGGCAGGCTGACCGTGGCCGCCGCCGCCGATCCGGCCGCCGTGCTGTGGCTGGGCCACGGCGCCGGCGGCGGCATCGACGCGATCGATCTCGTCGCGCTGGCCGCGCGCCTCCCCGACCGCGGGATCACCGTCGTGCGCTACGAACAGCCGTGGCGCGTCGCGGGCAAGCCGGTGGCGGCCCGGCCCGCGTCGCTGGATGCGGCGTGGCTGGAGACGGCGCCGGCTGTCCGCGAGCTCGCCGGCGACCTGCCGCTGATCGTCGGCGGTCGCAGCGCCGGAGCCCGCGTCGCCTGCCGCACCGCCGCCGCGGTGGACGCGGCCGGGGTCGTCTGCCTGGCCTTCCCGCTGCATCCGCCCGGGAGCCCGGAGAAATCGCGGCTCGAGGAGGTGCTGGAGCCGACCGTCCCCGTGCTCGTCCTGCAGGGCGGCCGCGACACGTTCGGGACGGCGGCGGACGTGGTCGCCGCGATCGGCCCGCGCGACGGCATCCGGGTCGTCGAGGTGCCCGGCGCCGATCACGGCATGAAGGTGCTCGCGGGCTCCCCGCTTGGCGCCGCCGGCGTCCGCGACCTTCTCGTGGACACGGTT encodes the following:
- a CDS encoding hydrolase, with translation MQLDVPTALGPGRLTVAAAADPAAVLWLGHGAGGGIDAIDLVALAARLPDRGITVVRYEQPWRVAGKPVAARPASLDAAWLETAPAVRELAGDLPLIVGGRSAGARVACRTAAAVDAAGVVCLAFPLHPPGSPEKSRLEEVLEPTVPVLVLQGGRDTFGTAADVVAAIGPRDGIRVVEVPGADHGMKVLAGSPLGAAGVRDLLVDTVAGFVLGLSTRP